TTGATTTGCCAATTATTTTCAaaggaaataaaaattttagaagaagacaattaaattaaattaagataGGAAAGAAGGAAATatgtgttttaaaaaaagaaggaTATAGGAAAATATCGATtcttaaaatttatcaaatatgtaaaataatctaaataaactataaaataagcataaaaatgtaataatatttgGACAAAAAATTACCCTTTCAGTAAATAATTAGTTATTACTTGTtaacataaacaaaaaataaacttcatattatatctatatttaatttagagtaggtcttttgtaagacggtctcacgaatctttatctgtgagacgggtcaaccctatcgatattcacaataaaaagtaatactcttagcataaaaagtaatactttttcatagatgacccaattaaaagatccgtctcacaaaatacgacccgtgagaccgtcttacacaagtttttgtctttaatTTATTCGAAAAATAGTTGCacgttttcaaaattttagttaatatgattatattatggaaaaataagaaaaaatattattaaatgtaCAAACTGTACTGTATACGAGACaaggaaaaaagaaatgaaacatATATAATTGGACCGATGAAGTACATGAATAAAggaatttcataaaattttgagCTCAAATTACTTAGCCTTAAAAGTTCTTGGAgtaagtttcttgtgagacggtatcatgaatctttatctgtaagacgtatcaaccctaccgatattcacaataaaaagtaaaactcttagcataaaaaataatattttttcatggatgacccaaataagagatatgtctcacaaaatacgatccgtgagaccgtatcacattagtttttgtcaagttcttattaaaaataattatatatatatatttttttgtatttggagtcaaaattattttgatccTAGCACACCAAAATATCCAAAACAATAGACATATTTGGTCGGTCAGAAAATATCTAATTCTAAGATAAATTTGGTCGGTCAGAAAATATCTAAGATAAAATTTGGATACATACTTCCACCAGTTTctttacttattattatatttgtagTTTTTCGTAATGATTTAATATCGGTAtattaaataactgaaaataaaattatatttgagtTTGTATCATGAAATATGATTTATATTCGTGAGATGAATGAACTTGATTtatatttactaaaaaaaaataattttttttagacataaaaattatattttttagtaaTTAGATAGAATCGGATATCtgttatataaaattaatatagtctcacaaaaatttttgtgatgtTTAAATTAAGATGATAAgtataacaaaattaaatatatattttgtggtCCAATTGAACTTTCACCAAATTTAGTTGAACTTCTCTTCCTCTCAGCTTTGCTGTTTCTTCACTCAACCTCTGCCTTTTGAAAAGTCAAAGAATGCTCCCAACTGACCCaaatcaaaaataataatataataataaagaatCCAACCATTTCTTACAAAGAAAACACCAAGTTGGAACAGCTACTTGATATCCTCTGTTAATGGAGTAATATTTAATAGAAAAAGACTCCCAATTTCTTGTTCTCTTGTGTTTAGTACTGCTAACTAAAATTCGGTGAGGTTCAGCAAATTTTCTGCCAATTCTTTTCATCATTGATCAATCTTTTGAATTATCTTactgtttattttttttgggttttttggGGATTCATCTGTGCATATGTTTTGAGGAAGAAACAAGGAAATATGTTCGGTTTGTGGGATTTTTGCGTATCATCATGCTCTGACAGTGTATTTGAAGAGTTCTTGGAGGACCCCGAGCCCTTTTCTTTGCCTTCTCCCCTTCCACAGTGGCCTAAAggtattttcttgaaatttttatggcaaagattcaatatttttttgtttcatgTCTTTGTTTTCTTGGATTATATTTGTGCTCTGTTGCTGAAAAATATCACGCGATCTTCGTTTCAACACGAAGCACCTCTGATCTCGAGATTATTTGGTTAAATTATGGTTTGAGCATATTTATGGCTTCTTGGATATGTACGTAGTGTTGATTGATAGGTTCCATGAAATCATTTCAACTTGGATTTTGaacaaatattcattttaactCCCAATTTAGGACAATGGTGATTTATGCTGCGTATTCTATGAAGTTACCACACACCCTGCACTTacataatatcataattatctTTTTTCAACCAAGAAAATTTGATGGCATGTAGTTATTTTGCATGcgattctttttctttttaatttgagaCTTGGTCAAAGTTTTTGTCCATTTCATCTGATAGCGTGTGTGAAATTCTCTTGTTTAGGTAAGATTTCCGTTTTGTCATTGGCTAGAAATTTCGAGTCTGCAAGCAAACAGAGAGTCGTTTAAAAAACAAAGCAATTCTTTTAGGGATGCTTCATACACCCTTGATGTTTTATAATTTGCTCATATAGTCAATATTATATTCTTATCTTTCTactgtaatttataattttcacGCCTTCGTTCTAAATCTttcattgatttattttttatcatattgtttttgGTTTGAGATGCGAACCTATCAACCCCCTATCAGTTGATTCGGATTTGATTGCAAAAAGTTGGGGACAAAACACGTTGACCATTTGAAAGTGAAGTTTCTGATAGTTTCCCAAGAACTTGTTAACAAGTGTTGATTCAACTTTACCTTGGACAGGTAAGGATTTTGCATCAGGGAAAATATGCCTGGGGGAATTAGAAGTCGTTAAAGTCACGGATTTCGATAAAATATGGAGTTGCACCCCTTTGCGAGGAAAGGCCAAAGGTGTTACCTTCTATAAGCCTTCTAAAATTCCAGATGGATATTCATGCCTTGGTCATTATTGTCAGCCAAGTGACAAGCAACTGAGAGGTTATGTCCTTGTAGCCAAAGccgttgataaaaaaaatggtcCAATTCGGGATTCAGCTTCTGAACTTCCATCCCTCAAAAAGCCTCTTAACTATAGCTTGATATGGAGTCATGATGAACTTGGTTATATTTGGCTACCAAATCCACCAGAAGATTATAAATCCATGGGTTTTGTAGTTACTACTGAGCCTAATGAACCTGAAATCGAAGAGGTTAGATGTGTTCGAGCTGATCTTACTGAACCTTGTGAAGTTGGTGAGGATATATTTGATATGAAAGCTCGTAACTCGAAAGATCAATTATACATTTGGAACATGAGGGCCTGCGCAAGGGGAATGCTTGGTAAAGGTGTCCCTGTTGGGACATTCTTCTGTGGTAAAGATGAGAATTCTGAGGATGAGTTAGATATTGCTTGTTTGAAAAACCTTGATTCTTTGCTTCTTGCAATGCCGAATCTTGAGCAAGTTCATGCCCTCGTCAAGGAATATGGGCCGACTCTGTATTTCCACCCAGATGAAGTTTATTTTCCGTCTTCAGTTTCTTGGTTTTTCGAAAACGGGGCTCTTTTGTTCGAAGAAGGAACTGATAAAGGTGTGGAAATTGATTCCGCAGGATCAAATTTACCAGCTGGTGGAGAAAATGATAAAGAGTTCTGGCTCGATTTACCAGTTGGTGATGATGACAATGATAGCAAAGACTATGTCAAGTATGGTAAAATCGAAACATCTGAGCTCTATATCCATGTAAAGCCAGCTTCTGGAGGCTCTTTCACCGACCTTGCTATGTGGGTTTTTTGTCCTTTCAACGGCCCGGTTACGATTAAAGGTGGAATATGGAATTATGAATGCAATAGACTAGGACAGCATGTTGGTGATTGGGAACATTATACGCTTCGCATAAGTAACTTCACTGGAGAGCTTTGGAGCATATATTTCTCGGAGCATAGTGGTGGTGAATGGCTCGACGCCTCAGAATTGGAGTTCATCGAGGGAAATAAGGCCATAGTTTACTCCTCAAAACACGGCCACGCAAGTTTCCCACACGAGGGATGCTACATCCAGGGCTCAACAAAACTTGGTGTTGGTGTGAGGAATGATTGTGCTAAAAGCAAGTTTTTGGTCGACTCAAGTACCAAATACCAGATTGTCGCTGCGGAGCATCTCGGAGATCAATTTGTAGCCGAGCCACATTGGTTGCAGTACATGAGAGAATGGGGTCCCACCGTCGTTTACAATTCACTGCCTGAGTTGGAAAAGATCATCAAACACCTTCCTTTCTTCATTAGACTATCGGTTGAAAATCTCATTGAGCTATTCCCCACTGAACTTTACGGTGAAGAAGGGCCAACAGGACCAAAGGAGAAGGATAATTGGCTAGGGGATGAACGGTGTTAGCCAACGGTTATTGGTACTCATGTATGACTGGCCCACCCGCGTCTCTCGTTTTTATAGGACGTTCAAGAAGCTGATCATGCTCTCCAGCATTCTTTGAATTGATGGCAAGAAAATTTGGAATAGCCAGAAAGGGAGCCTAAcgcacaaaaaaaattcaacgatGGAAGTACTcgcaatatttttttatagattggTCATGCAAAATGGCATTCGTTGGCAACTTCTGCCACTACGGTGTGCATGCAAATTGAGGGGATCAAGGCGTGAGCTGAGTCCCTTTTTTATTATCAGATATGTATTGTAACACAACAAAGTTTAAGAAACACATTCGATATTTTCATCGTTGAGAATTGACTTATATCGTGAAGGAATTCTCGACATCGATGGGCATGAGATCAAATTTTTCCGCCTATAGAATCACATACTAGATATTCTGATTTTCAGCGAAAAAGTTCGCCATTTTCTTTATATCTTATTACAGCAACGGTATGGTGCATGGATTATAACACGAAGATCAGAcagtttttagaaaaaaaatggtATATGCATGTCACGGAACTAGATTATTTTAAAGCAACAACTTTTGGTCAAGGAATCAAATAAAAGGTGAAAATCTGTCATTTTCCAACTTAATCCATAATGcaaacaaaacaagaaaataaaggAAAAGGAAGCAGAAGCAGCACTACATTGAGCAAAATTTTCCTTTCTTCGTAAATTTCGAATTATACTATTTGCCTTTGTTCCTTAAATGATGTGGTTTGCCTATAAAAATGTATCTTATAATGGCTCAAATGTCTTCAGCATTGGGACTTTTCAGCCATTTCTGCTGAAAATGTGGTGTCAATTTAAATCCAACCAACGCTGAAATCCCGGATATTTACAAAATTTATgccataaataaattttttaaaacatcaaGGTGATGAAGGATACAAAATATCTGGAACAGCAGCAGGAGACATCGTCATCCGGCTATCCGGTTTGAGGTTTTCCCAACGAATTTCTTGGGCACATTGTCCACATATAGTTCTGCCACCCTCCTTGCCTTGACTTCTCAAGGTCATTAAATGCGAAAGATTTGTGCAATGTCGCAGCACATAACGATTCCGATGACGTTGCCTGATTCGTTCAAGTCTGTAATCCTCCCCAGGCACCTCTGCAGTTGAAATCCCAGTATGCTGCTGCTGCTCACCTGGTGCAGATCCATTAACAAGGATTTTCTGCTGCTCGAGTATGCTTTCTTCAGGCGTGAAACGTCGTGTCTCCTCCCACTCGAGGGTCTTCCGATATACTTCCCAAGCCAAATCTTGTTCTTCTTTAGAAAGCTTTTCTTCTTCGTTTTCTTGCAAGAGGGTTTCATGTTCGTGGTAATTTGAAATCCAACTGAAAAGGAAAAACATTTTCTGTTGCATATAAATCTTGATCACCTGTGAATCTTGATATAACGTGATAAAGCTTACAAATTTATTGATAGCGGAAACCAAAATTTTAGAGGCATTCTGATCATAcgaagtaaaaataaataaataaataaatatacaaatagaATGATTTCTTATGTGAATTAACAATACTTAGTCATATCTCTTCTTCATCAAGATATTGAAGAGGCAACAAAGGGGGATTTCTAGACATGATCATACAGCACCCAACTAAGCTAAATATCTCTACAAAACCAGCAGGAATCCAGTTCATTTCACTTCAACTAGGTTCAAAGTTTTGAATTTCTATGTGAATTAAGATCAAGAAAAGGAAGCTTTACAACTACAAATTCAACCCATTATATAATATACTCAAGATACCTAATGTGGAATAAGACAGCCTGCTATTCACAATGAAGTGATAGATACAACATCAGTGAACCAACTTATTAGTAGATTAATTGATCACACATCCTGGATCTATTAAAGACTTGAGCACTTCCAAGATAAAATATACAGAGTAAAAGAAGGCCAAATAATCTACCTGGGATGGTGTTTGTCGATCaatctttgaattattttatcaacAGAAGCACTTCCGCTAGGAGGTTGCAGTTTTTGGTTCAATGAATTTTGACCAGCCCTGTTTGGTTCCACCACGAGTCCAGTCTCTTCACCCAACTCAGGCAGCATTGCATCAGTATTTTCATCATCCCCAAACTCAAACAAATGCAATATTTCCTCTTTAGACATAGTTCTGTGAACCTGCTGCCTATCAACAACCCTTGCAGCAAGACCTTCCTTAGTCACCTATTAAAATATAACACTTTTGGTATCAATGACTCagcaatttaaatattaataactCGAGTTtgctttaaatattaataactCGAGTCTGCAATACCTGACGCTTGTAGATTTTCTCTTCCATTGTGGCATGTGCAAGTAATCGATAAGCAAACACAGGCTTCGTTTGGCCATATCTGAATAGCATGAACAGGGTAAATTCACACAACTCAACTGTATCTAAGTCTTGCTTAATAAAATAACACAGAACACACCTCCAAACTCGGTATATAGCTTGTAGATCATATGTTGGATTCCAAGATCCATCAACTATGATTACTCGATTAGCTGCATGAAGATTAATGCCGAGAGATCCAGCCCTGGTGGATATCAAAGTGCATTTGACCCTTCTGTTTGAAGGCTCGTTGAACCTCTCAACCAGTTTCTGCCTCTCAGAGCTTTCAGTTCTACCATCAAACCTGCCATTAGATGCAGCAAGTTTTTCGAGTTAAATCATGATCTTGCATTATGGAAAGTAAGAGTTTCTAAAATGATATGACAACCGACAACAACACAAGTAACAGTGTTGgaataaaaaagaacaaaacaaaTCAGAACCATAAGAGAAAGTAAATCCACTGGTATCCCAAGattgtatataaaaaatttgtgattCCCAAGAAACTGAATCCTataagaaaaacaaagaaaatctcAATTTTCGGGTGTGAAACCATATGCAAATAATGATTTAGTCAAATCTCAATGAGTGGAGCGAAATGGACATATAACTTGAAAATTAGATTTTAATGGAGGTAAGCGAGACAGCAACAGATGACCATTTGAGAATATAAGACTTTTAAATTGCTTGGCATTTCATgcacacacctgtaccagtccTTCccttttttccataattttccGTTCTTTCTTGGACGAGGTAATTTTGAGAGATAAAATTCAATCAGGTCCAAAGTCAATAAACTCTGACTGAACACCAATGCCTTATCACCAATACCCGAGCACATTTTCAGAATATCTAGTAGCAATACCATTTTGCCACTGTAATCCACCTCATAGTTATTTTCATGTAGAAGGTCTCTCCACCAGTCCTGCTTGAAAATTAATGTTTGAATCAATTAGGTAAAGAATTACGAAGAAAGGATTAAGAGCTAAGTAAAGTTTGGGCTAAACTGTTATAACTTTACAAAAGGAAAATGGAGATAGAAGGAGACTAGAATAAACATAAGATGAATCAGCAATGTGAATTGCATGCAAATGAGGAGGAATTCGGGGAAGCGAACCTCGTAAAGAAATCGATTCTCATTTTTTCGGTGAGAATTGCTCAACTTTTCTGCAAACAGGGTATGATTAAAACTTCACAGCATTAGCGTTCATCAGTAATACATGTCACAAGTATATGCAGCAAATAAATCTTTAAGAAATATGAAACATGTCATCAACATTTAGGGAAGCGAAAGCACTCAAAATTCTTTAACAAATAGCTTAGAAACTACAAAATGAGATGCATGCTGAACCCAGTTCTGCAGAGATAGTAAATGTTGTGCAACTTTCGAGGTGGTACAAAGTGCCATTAGCATGAATATGTTACTAACTAGTTTAATCAGGCCCAGGAGATTGGGCGAAACAGCGTACCTCCAGAAATGATATTGTAGTCcacatcatcactagagctgtcATCTGCAAGACCACTTTCAACATCTTCATATTTACTAGAGTCTTTATTCTCTTTCCTAAGCTGCAAAATTCCAGGATGATTCCATATCTGCATAGAACAAGTAGCTTAACATAATGACTGAAAACAATAAACTCGTTTCATAATCTGTAGCTTTAACGTTATACAAGGAAAAAAGATGTCAACAAGGAATGAGTTCACCCTAAAGGGGCCAACAAAAAGTTCTAAAATAATAGATTTTCACTGAATTCTTTGATATTCCAGGCGTCAATATTAAAAATCGATCTTATTTATACTTAAAAATCAACGTACAATGTTATTATTCAAACTAAGATTTCAGCCATACGCATACAAAATCAGAAACTTGAATTCAACAATTTTATGAGCTGCAGcttcgaaatttttttataatccaTAAAAAATGAAGAACTCAAAATACTTCGATGAATGCTATATTCTGTGGCTTGACTATTAAAAGAAAAGAAGTAAATAGACAACCCGACTATCGGTTGTGTTGACAAATTCCTTAAAACAGGAAAAGAAATTAAGTTGGTACTGCTTTCAGATCTGCTAAATAGCAATGTTGGGCACATCTGAAACATGAGAAATCTAGGGAGGATTTcagaaaacataaaaataaaattaaaaaaaaggaaaaagaaagagGTTGGAAGAAGCATACTGGTGAGTCAACAAAATAGACCTTCTCAGACATAAATAAAACGCCTAAAGATGTTACTTCATACTACCAGTAAAAGGGGAAAGGATGAATAAACTGAGGTTAAGTTTTCAAGTGGCTCTTACTAGAACCGAGTGCAAAAGAGGATCTACTTAGCAACCTTATATCAGTTCGGTACCAATATTTTTCAAGTTGAATATGGCtatgttttacttttagtttcATACCAATATCTGGAATTTGGAACAACTTCATTCAGCATTAACATCAATAATTGCAGCCACAAGAGAATGAACGAGAATAACACATTCAAGAAAACAACTaagattaaattataaatatataaaaaaacctATTGTAAACAGGTATGAGGTACCTGAGCCAAGGCCTGGTATCCAGCAAAAAAAGATCTCTTGATTAGTTTTTCCTTTGAAACCTTTTCCTTTGAGAAACCATGAACGTCAAGAAATCTTTTATAGAGTTTTCTCTGTAAAGGAGATAACTTTACAGTTATAACAAACACAGTTTTAGGAGGTAAATCATTTTTAACCACGCTCATGTCCATCCTCTGAACAAATCCTTTCAACTCCTCGTACAGAATATGAGATCTTTGATTCATGATCTTCACATCTAATGCAGTAGAATTGGTGTGTTGACCATTTTCTATTGGATTTTGGAAACTACAAAACAGCAAAATGATTGATTTGGAGGCGTCCCAATAACGGTTCAAGGATGTAgaatcaaaattatacaaatttaaaagTCTCACCGATTCCTAAATTCATGGCTGCTACCAAGAAATCCTTCTCTTACAAAATCAACCATCTGTTTGTTCCAGATAAATTTAAAACGAataagagaattttttttttaaaaaaaagaataggaTAGAGaaaaaacataatcattttgaATTCAGAAatcagaaatgtgaaaaaacATACACAGTAATACTCCATAAGATTGTTCTGGAGAGGCGATCCAGTTAATGCAATTCTTCTCTGGCACTTCACTTGTTTTAAAGCCTGGGTTGTATCAGCCCTGGTGTTTTTTATCATATGGGCTTCATCGCAGACAAGGATTTGAGGTCCGTCCTGGAAAAACATGCAGATTTATTTTATGAGCTTGACAACCGATAATTAATAAAAGTGGAATCGTGAAAGTTCAGCAGTAAGGGGATAAAATAGCGAACAACTATCCATTGTAAAAACATCACAAGTTTTTGGACTGTTGATAGGttctccttataaaaattttcatattttaagataaatttcaaatgatgAAACAGAACAATAAAAAAGCTTTTCCAAAGCTATACAGAACTCAAATTTTTATGAAGCTAGTAGCATTCATAAACACTCACCAAACATGGCAAACCCCAAAATCACCTCTATGGGTCATggagttttattttgttgataGGATTTGCTCCACTCTGTCCTAGTTAAATATTTCTTTGTATCAATGCTGTACAGTGGTATTTTAAAGGCCATTGCTTTTGATATATCTTAGTTTAGGTTCAATCGATATTTCTCTAACCCTTACTTTTTTTTCTAACGAATAACATCCATTaaaataaggtaaaaaaaatttcgtacGAGGACATCCTAGGAGAGGCAGGGGTTTGCCTAACCCCATTGCTGGGAAGACTttcatttaaatgaaaaaatgtaactaaaaccattgaaaaagagaaaaatgacACAACTGATACCAAGAAACatagtagagtgaccacaaaGATAGCTACCTAAGGAGCAAAAACATACAAGTCAGAAAAATCCATATACAAGCACAATGTCGACGAACATGCAAAGAACAAAAAATCTAGCTCGTAATGCATCAATAAACATTACCCGCATAAAACTCTAACATGATAACTAAATAATCCAAAACATCATTAGCAATCAAATCCTAAATCAATAAGACATCACCTTAGACAAGCGTAACTAATTACTTTATTTTATATCTTCAGACCCACTCCACAATCGAAGCAAACAGATGTTAACAAGCAACAAAAATCTTGAAACGCTTAATATGTAATCCAAATTGTTAGAATCCTTGAGAAAGTGCCAACGGTAAATCATAATAACAACCCTGAAATGATAGACAAAAATAGGTAATCCCTAGACTGTGAAGCATCTTCCTTGCTTCTTCTAAGGAATATGTTATACCATGCTCAATGACAGCTCTTTTTTGTTCTAGCTTCAATTTTTAATCATCTTAAATCAACAAACttcataataaaccataagcATGCTCCTAATGAAAAGCTGAAACCCCTATTTCAGAGCTAATATTTCTCCATTAACTTCtagaattttttataaaaaaaaaaagaaagcattctttgtataaaaaaaattagtaacaaGCATCACCTAAGCTAAGTGAGACAATCAGGAAGCGGATGACCAAGACAACAAAACTgcatgaaaatgaaaattttaatggcTGATGCTGCATGTAGAATTAAGTCAAAATAAAACCAGTAAACAACCAATCCAGGTtcattgaaagaaaaatgaatagCAATTCTCCATAagagaaacaaaaaaatgattttctaTATAATTTATCCTCGTATATCCTTTTTTTAAGATAGTAGATCCATTTTCAAATAAGGTAAACAACCTGAAGTGCCTGACTAATCTCCTTTGCCAATTCTCGATCCTTTACATACTTCCCAAGGGACAAATTTCGGAAGGCAGCATAACCAATTAAGAAGACACCACCTTTGGATCGCCACTTTGTTAATAACTCAATCCTTTTCTCCCTGAAAAAATAAAGTAGTGACCAGTGAAGATTGTATTTTACCGAAATTAatggaaaaaaatatgtaaGTAAATGTTGCTCCGGCATAATTTcaccaaataataataaatatcaaGCAAACTGATTTATTTTTGCACAAGGAACATAATTCGCAAGGGGCAAC
This window of the Primulina huaijiensis isolate GDHJ02 chromosome 3, ASM1229523v2, whole genome shotgun sequence genome carries:
- the LOC140974042 gene encoding hypothetical protein At1g04090-like, producing MFGLWDFCVSSCSDSVFEEFLEDPEPFSLPSPLPQWPKGKDFASGKICLGELEVVKVTDFDKIWSCTPLRGKAKGVTFYKPSKIPDGYSCLGHYCQPSDKQLRGYVLVAKAVDKKNGPIRDSASELPSLKKPLNYSLIWSHDELGYIWLPNPPEDYKSMGFVVTTEPNEPEIEEVRCVRADLTEPCEVGEDIFDMKARNSKDQLYIWNMRACARGMLGKGVPVGTFFCGKDENSEDELDIACLKNLDSLLLAMPNLEQVHALVKEYGPTLYFHPDEVYFPSSVSWFFENGALLFEEGTDKGVEIDSAGSNLPAGGENDKEFWLDLPVGDDDNDSKDYVKYGKIETSELYIHVKPASGGSFTDLAMWVFCPFNGPVTIKGGIWNYECNRLGQHVGDWEHYTLRISNFTGELWSIYFSEHSGGEWLDASELEFIEGNKAIVYSSKHGHASFPHEGCYIQGSTKLGVGVRNDCAKSKFLVDSSTKYQIVAAEHLGDQFVAEPHWLQYMREWGPTVVYNSLPELEKIIKHLPFFIRLSVENLIELFPTELYGEEGPTGPKEKDNWLGDERC